Proteins from a single region of Thermotoga maritima MSB8:
- a CDS encoding response regulator gives MRLLLYTEDSSVEWIKPLLTQIGVEIVECEHGDINGKLQDVDGVFLVLNTVTDEIVEKIKSVRRKTDRFVLVAVPHNEDWFEALEDAGVDDLIFRPINPSELVSVIEHMFRTRKFYETKTSHKRTREESWMNIIKSQQKEIVEYVRREESYIRERDKLRRENRELLEELYTLLLRVIELKDYETHEHTLRVGRISALVAEAMGCSSEFVELIEKAAPFHDIGKVFIPESILLKRGKLTSDEYEIMKLHTIFGYELLKTSKNPVLSLAAEVALFHHEKYNGKGYPHGLKGDEIPLSAQIAAVADSFDAMVSHRPYKIRKSFDEAIREIKDLSGRFYSPFVVKAFVQTIDEIRKLYNWGTKGDDIISNSSHHRKGGTKDGESQSQKSYC, from the coding sequence GTGAGGCTGCTTCTCTACACAGAAGACAGTAGCGTGGAATGGATAAAACCTCTCTTGACGCAGATTGGTGTGGAAATTGTAGAGTGTGAACACGGAGACATAAACGGAAAGCTTCAGGATGTGGATGGAGTTTTCCTTGTACTGAACACTGTGACGGATGAAATAGTGGAAAAAATAAAAAGTGTCAGGCGGAAAACAGACAGGTTTGTTCTTGTGGCCGTTCCGCACAATGAAGATTGGTTCGAAGCACTAGAAGATGCAGGTGTTGACGACTTGATTTTCCGCCCCATCAATCCCTCTGAGCTCGTTAGCGTGATTGAACACATGTTTCGTACAAGAAAATTCTATGAAACGAAAACTTCTCATAAGAGAACGAGGGAGGAAAGCTGGATGAACATCATAAAATCACAGCAGAAAGAAATAGTAGAGTATGTGAGAAGAGAAGAAAGTTACATACGTGAGAGGGACAAACTGAGAAGAGAAAACAGAGAACTCCTTGAAGAACTGTACACACTTCTGCTGCGCGTCATAGAGCTCAAAGATTACGAGACTCATGAGCACACTTTGAGGGTTGGAAGGATAAGCGCTCTTGTAGCGGAGGCGATGGGCTGTTCCTCAGAATTTGTGGAATTGATAGAAAAGGCCGCTCCTTTCCACGACATAGGAAAAGTGTTCATCCCAGAATCGATCCTGCTGAAAAGAGGCAAGCTCACCAGCGATGAATACGAAATAATGAAACTTCACACGATATTCGGATACGAGCTGCTCAAAACCTCAAAAAATCCCGTTTTATCGCTTGCCGCTGAAGTAGCCCTGTTTCACCATGAAAAATACAACGGAAAGGGATACCCACACGGACTAAAAGGAGATGAAATACCCCTTTCCGCACAGATAGCTGCAGTAGCTGACAGTTTTGATGCTATGGTGTCTCACAGGCCTTACAAGATCAGAAAAAGTTTTGATGAAGCCATCAGAGAGATTAAAGATCTTTCGGGAAGATTCTATTCTCCCTTCGTTGTCAAAGCTTTCGTGCAAACAATAGACGAGATAAGGAAACTTTACAACTGGGGAACGAAAGGGGATGATATCATTAGTAATAGCAGCCATCACAGAAAAGGAGGTACAAAGGATGGAGAAAGTCAAAGTCAAAAATCCTATTGTTGA
- a CDS encoding NADP-dependent isocitrate dehydrogenase, with protein MEKVKVKNPIVELDGDEMARVMWKMIKEKLILPYLDIQLVYFDLGIKKRDETDDQITIEAAKAIKKYGVGVKCATITPDAERVKEYNLKKAWKSPNATIRAYLDGTVFRKPIMVKNVPPLVKRWKKPIIIGRHAYGDIYNAVEAKVEGPAEVELVVRNKENKTLLVHKFEGNGVVMAMHNLEKSIRSFAQSCINYAISEKVDIWFATKDTISKVYHAYFKDIFQEEVDKRKEELEKAGVNYRYMLIDDAAAQILRSEGGMLWACMNYEGDIMSDMIASGFGSLGLMTSVLVSPDGVYEFEAAHGTVRRHYYRYLKGEKTSTNPTASIFAWTGAIRKRGELDGTPEVCEFADKLEKAVINTIESGVITKDLQPFTEPPIDKYVTLEEFIDEVKKNLEKLL; from the coding sequence ATGGAGAAAGTCAAAGTCAAAAATCCTATTGTTGAGCTTGACGGTGACGAGATGGCACGCGTGATGTGGAAGATGATCAAAGAAAAACTCATCCTTCCCTATCTCGACATCCAGCTGGTTTACTTCGATCTCGGAATAAAGAAGAGAGACGAAACAGACGATCAGATCACGATCGAAGCGGCAAAGGCCATCAAAAAGTACGGTGTCGGTGTCAAGTGCGCAACGATCACCCCGGATGCGGAAAGAGTGAAGGAATACAACCTGAAGAAAGCCTGGAAGAGTCCAAATGCCACCATCAGAGCGTATCTCGATGGAACGGTTTTCAGAAAGCCCATCATGGTGAAGAACGTGCCACCGCTTGTGAAGCGCTGGAAGAAACCGATCATCATAGGAAGACACGCCTACGGTGACATATACAACGCTGTGGAAGCAAAAGTAGAAGGCCCAGCAGAAGTGGAACTTGTGGTGAGAAACAAAGAAAACAAAACACTCCTCGTACACAAATTCGAAGGAAACGGTGTTGTCATGGCAATGCACAACCTGGAGAAATCGATCAGAAGCTTCGCTCAGTCGTGTATAAACTACGCTATCTCTGAAAAGGTCGACATCTGGTTTGCGACGAAAGACACGATCTCCAAGGTGTACCATGCGTACTTCAAAGACATATTCCAGGAAGAGGTCGACAAAAGAAAAGAAGAACTCGAAAAAGCTGGAGTGAACTACAGATACATGCTCATAGATGATGCGGCTGCGCAGATTTTGAGAAGTGAGGGCGGCATGCTCTGGGCCTGTATGAACTACGAAGGGGATATCATGTCCGATATGATCGCCTCAGGATTCGGCAGTCTCGGCCTCATGACGTCGGTTCTTGTCTCTCCCGATGGGGTCTACGAGTTCGAGGCAGCCCACGGCACGGTGAGAAGACACTACTACAGATATTTGAAGGGAGAAAAGACCTCGACGAATCCAACCGCATCGATCTTCGCGTGGACAGGTGCTATAAGGAAAAGGGGAGAACTCGACGGAACACCGGAGGTGTGTGAATTCGCAGACAAACTGGAGAAGGCTGTGATAAACACCATAGAATCCGGTGTGATCACAAAGGACCTTCAGCCTTTCACAGAACCACCGATCGACAAGTATGTCACTCTCGAAGAGTTCATAGACGAAGTGAAGAAGAATCTCGAAAAATTACTGTGA
- a CDS encoding ABC transporter permease — protein MSLKNYVITRILLAAPMIFILLALIFLVLRIIPGDPVLAILGGKAPKEVIEQKRHELGLDKPIIVQFFDYIGDLLKGDLGKSTLTGRPVWEEIKERFPATLELTLFAFIVAVLIGIFWGSFAAYKRDSGVDIGARMFSMVMYAVPVFWFGLMMQYIFGVILRWLPVGGRLSPTMNLKVITGIYSIDALFTGNWEALKDVFEHLLLPGLTLGLVISSVFVRMVRNNTVLTLAQDFVKAARARGLKERVVLFRYALKNALVPIFTMMGLQFALLLGGAVLTETTFSWPGLGSYLVMKIRYRDFPAIQGTVVFFALIVVVISILVDVINALIDPRVRY, from the coding sequence ATGTCTCTTAAAAACTACGTGATAACAAGAATTCTCCTCGCTGCCCCCATGATATTCATCCTTCTGGCACTCATATTCCTGGTGCTCAGGATCATACCCGGGGATCCGGTGCTCGCTATTCTCGGAGGGAAAGCACCGAAGGAGGTCATCGAACAAAAGAGACACGAACTCGGTCTCGATAAACCTATCATCGTCCAGTTTTTCGATTACATCGGAGATCTTCTCAAAGGTGACCTGGGAAAATCTACACTGACGGGAAGACCCGTTTGGGAAGAAATAAAGGAGAGATTTCCCGCGACTTTGGAGCTGACACTCTTCGCTTTCATCGTAGCCGTTCTCATAGGCATCTTCTGGGGAAGCTTCGCTGCGTACAAAAGGGACAGTGGAGTTGATATAGGTGCCAGGATGTTTTCAATGGTGATGTACGCGGTTCCGGTTTTCTGGTTCGGTTTGATGATGCAGTACATCTTCGGAGTTATCTTGAGATGGCTTCCCGTTGGCGGACGATTGTCACCCACTATGAATTTGAAAGTGATAACGGGTATCTATTCGATAGATGCGCTTTTCACAGGAAACTGGGAAGCGCTGAAAGACGTTTTCGAACATCTCTTACTTCCGGGACTCACGCTCGGCCTTGTGATCTCCAGCGTCTTTGTCCGTATGGTGAGAAACAACACCGTTTTAACACTGGCCCAGGATTTCGTGAAGGCGGCTCGTGCTCGCGGTTTGAAGGAGAGGGTGGTTCTGTTCAGGTACGCCCTGAAAAACGCTCTGGTACCCATCTTCACGATGATGGGATTGCAGTTCGCACTCCTTCTGGGAGGTGCGGTCCTCACAGAAACCACTTTCTCATGGCCCGGTCTTGGAAGTTATCTTGTGATGAAGATCAGGTACAGGGACTTTCCTGCCATACAGGGCACGGTCGTTTTCTTCGCTTTGATCGTGGTGGTGATAAGCATTCTCGTCGACGTGATCAACGCTCTGATAGATCCCAGGGTGAGATATTGA
- a CDS encoding ABC transporter substrate-binding protein: MKKLVWLFLILTVTLSFAAKDIIVVGTTDKIRTLDPANCYDYFSSNILQNVMVGLVDYEIGTSVLKPVLAERWEVDETGTVYTFYLRKDAKFEDGTPIDAHVFKYSFDRVMKLNGDPAFLLSDVVEKTEVVDDYTFRVTLKYPFSAFVSVLGYTVAYPVNPKVYPADSFYEGIPSASGPYRVKEWIRDVRIVLEANPNYFGEKPKTKTIVINFYENASTLRLALETGEIDVAYRHLDPRDVIDLEGREDIVVYKGNSPQIRYLVINVTQPPFDNVKVRQALAYSVNRDVIVEDVFVGLAKPLYSMIPEGMWGHKDVFPERDLEKARALLKEAGYDENNPLVIDLWYTPSHYGTTEADVAQVLKESFEETGVIKVNLKYAEWSTYVEYFLNGTMGLFLLGWYPDYLDPDDYVWPFLSESGAKSLGSFYSNPEVENLMIEARKLTDLEKRTEIYYKVQEILARDVPYIPLWQGVATCAAKKQVKGILLEPTQIFRYYILYWEE; the protein is encoded by the coding sequence ATGAAAAAGTTAGTCTGGTTGTTTCTGATCTTAACAGTAACGCTCTCCTTCGCGGCAAAAGACATCATCGTGGTGGGTACAACGGACAAAATCAGAACTCTCGATCCTGCCAACTGTTACGATTACTTTTCTTCAAACATCCTTCAAAACGTCATGGTTGGACTGGTTGATTACGAAATAGGAACCAGCGTTCTCAAGCCCGTTCTGGCAGAGAGATGGGAAGTCGATGAAACAGGAACGGTTTACACGTTCTATCTGAGAAAGGATGCAAAGTTCGAGGATGGAACACCCATCGATGCACACGTCTTCAAGTACTCTTTCGACAGGGTGATGAAACTGAATGGAGATCCGGCATTCTTACTCTCTGATGTCGTCGAAAAAACAGAAGTGGTGGACGACTACACCTTCCGTGTAACTCTGAAGTATCCATTCTCTGCGTTCGTTTCCGTCCTCGGTTACACCGTTGCGTATCCGGTGAATCCGAAGGTTTATCCAGCTGATTCCTTCTACGAAGGTATCCCGTCAGCTTCTGGTCCATACAGGGTCAAGGAATGGATCAGAGATGTGAGAATCGTTCTCGAAGCGAATCCGAACTACTTCGGTGAAAAACCAAAGACAAAGACCATCGTGATCAATTTCTATGAGAACGCTTCCACACTCAGATTGGCACTCGAGACGGGAGAAATCGATGTCGCTTACAGACATCTCGACCCCAGAGATGTTATCGATCTCGAGGGAAGAGAAGACATCGTCGTTTACAAAGGTAACAGTCCACAGATCAGATATCTGGTGATCAACGTCACACAACCCCCGTTCGACAACGTGAAGGTGAGACAGGCACTCGCCTATTCGGTGAACAGAGATGTCATAGTTGAAGATGTGTTCGTGGGACTTGCAAAACCACTGTACTCGATGATCCCGGAAGGCATGTGGGGACACAAGGATGTTTTCCCTGAAAGAGACCTAGAAAAGGCAAGAGCGCTCCTCAAGGAAGCTGGCTACGATGAGAACAATCCCCTCGTGATAGACCTGTGGTACACACCTTCACACTACGGAACGACAGAAGCGGATGTCGCTCAGGTGCTGAAAGAGTCGTTCGAAGAAACCGGTGTCATAAAAGTGAACCTGAAGTATGCGGAGTGGTCCACCTACGTGGAGTACTTCCTGAACGGAACGATGGGTCTCTTCCTCCTTGGATGGTACCCCGATTACCTTGATCCGGATGACTACGTCTGGCCGTTCCTCAGTGAGAGTGGTGCGAAATCCCTCGGTAGCTTCTACTCGAATCCTGAGGTAGAAAACCTGATGATAGAAGCGAGAAAACTCACCGATCTGGAAAAGAGAACAGAGATCTACTACAAAGTCCAGGAGATTCTTGCAAGGGATGTTCCTTACATACCGCTCTGGCAGGGAGTTGCAACCTGTGCAGCGAAAAAACAGGTGAAAGGAATTCTGCTTGAACCCACACAGATATTCAGATACTACATACTCTACTGGGAAGAGTGA
- a CDS encoding ABC transporter ATP-binding protein — MALIEVQNLKKYFPVKQGPIDVLLRKPRKFVKAVDGVNFQIDEGKSLGLVGESGSGKTTTGRVILRLEEPTDGKIIFDGRDITKLSKEEMRKLRKEMQIIFQDPMASLNPYMRVGKAIEHALEIHGIGDRSSRKEMVLEMLRRVNLEPAEDIYRRYPRELSGGQRQRVVIARALILKPRLVVADEAVAMLDVSVRSQLLRLLQELRKEFNLTMLFITHDLATTKYVCDEIAVMYLGKIVEIGDFEDIYLNPKHPYTQALISAVPEPSLKKKKKFIPEGETPNPIDVPSGCRFHPRCPYRMDICMKEEPQLKAVEENHKVACHLYN; from the coding sequence ATGGCACTGATTGAAGTGCAGAACCTTAAAAAGTATTTCCCTGTGAAACAGGGACCGATAGATGTGCTTTTGAGAAAACCCAGGAAGTTTGTGAAAGCGGTGGATGGTGTGAATTTTCAGATTGATGAAGGAAAGAGTCTGGGGCTGGTGGGGGAGTCGGGATCCGGAAAAACCACAACGGGAAGAGTCATTCTGAGACTTGAAGAACCCACCGATGGCAAAATCATTTTTGATGGTAGAGATATCACAAAACTCTCAAAAGAAGAAATGAGGAAGCTGAGAAAAGAAATGCAGATCATCTTTCAAGATCCAATGGCCTCTCTGAATCCATATATGAGGGTGGGAAAAGCCATAGAACACGCCCTTGAAATTCACGGAATCGGAGACAGATCGTCGAGAAAAGAGATGGTGCTTGAGATGTTGAGGAGAGTGAATCTGGAGCCCGCGGAGGATATCTACAGAAGGTATCCGAGGGAGCTTTCCGGTGGCCAGAGGCAAAGAGTTGTCATTGCCCGTGCTTTGATTTTGAAACCCCGTCTGGTGGTGGCAGATGAAGCGGTGGCTATGCTCGATGTTTCCGTGAGATCGCAGTTGTTGAGGCTCCTTCAGGAACTCAGAAAGGAATTCAACCTCACCATGCTCTTCATCACACACGACCTCGCTACGACCAAATACGTCTGCGACGAAATCGCGGTGATGTACCTCGGAAAGATTGTGGAGATCGGTGATTTTGAGGACATATACCTCAATCCAAAGCATCCTTACACACAGGCTCTTATATCCGCCGTACCGGAACCTTCTCTCAAGAAGAAAAAGAAGTTCATCCCTGAGGGAGAAACACCAAACCCGATAGACGTGCCATCTGGTTGTAGATTCCACCCGCGCTGCCCTTACAGAATGGATATCTGTATGAAAGAAGAACCTCAACTCAAGGCTGTGGAGGAAAATCATAAGGTGGCATGTCATCTTTACAACTGA
- a CDS encoding ABC transporter ATP-binding protein: MKVLELKNVSVRYKTGEKTVNAVENVSFHLEKGETLGLVGESGCGKSTLGFSIMRLLPKGTKIDGSIKIEGIDISSLSDEEMRQIRGSKVAMIFQDPMTSLNPILRIEDHFVEMILTHRPELSKEDARELAAKALEDVGINRNRLKDYPFQFSGGMRQRVMIALSIVLNPAVLIADEPTTSLDVIVQAQIMELLEKLTKEHRTAMILITHDMGLVAEAADRIGVMYAGHLVELASKERIFTNPLHPYTVGLLRSIPNTDVNDKELRYIPGSPPDLSNPPEGCRFAPRCEKAMKICWEKEPPEFEIDGTRVKCWLYGGDQNGTD; encoded by the coding sequence ATGAAGGTGCTCGAACTGAAAAACGTGAGCGTGAGATACAAAACTGGAGAAAAAACTGTGAACGCCGTCGAAAACGTCTCCTTTCACCTGGAGAAAGGAGAAACCCTGGGTCTCGTCGGTGAATCCGGCTGTGGAAAGTCTACCCTCGGTTTTTCCATAATGCGGCTTCTTCCAAAAGGAACAAAGATTGATGGGAGTATAAAAATTGAAGGAATAGATATTTCATCTCTTTCGGACGAGGAAATGAGACAGATAAGAGGTTCAAAAGTTGCGATGATTTTCCAGGATCCGATGACGTCGCTCAATCCGATTCTCAGGATAGAGGATCATTTTGTAGAGATGATCCTCACCCACAGACCCGAACTGAGTAAGGAGGACGCCAGAGAACTTGCAGCGAAGGCCTTAGAAGATGTCGGGATAAACAGGAACAGACTGAAGGATTACCCGTTTCAGTTCAGCGGTGGAATGAGACAGAGGGTGATGATCGCCCTCTCCATAGTTCTCAATCCCGCTGTTTTGATCGCCGATGAACCCACTACATCTCTGGATGTGATAGTTCAGGCTCAGATAATGGAACTGCTTGAGAAGTTGACGAAAGAGCACAGAACCGCCATGATTCTGATCACCCACGATATGGGACTGGTCGCGGAAGCCGCAGACAGAATAGGGGTGATGTACGCAGGGCACCTCGTGGAACTCGCATCGAAAGAGAGGATATTCACCAATCCTCTTCATCCATACACCGTTGGTCTTCTGAGGTCTATTCCGAACACGGACGTGAACGATAAAGAACTGAGATACATTCCAGGCTCTCCTCCTGATCTTTCGAATCCCCCTGAAGGTTGCAGGTTCGCTCCAAGATGTGAGAAGGCAATGAAAATTTGCTGGGAGAAAGAACCACCGGAGTTCGAAATAGATGGAACGCGCGTGAAATGTTGGCTTTACGGAGGAGATCAAAATGGCACTGATTGA
- a CDS encoding ABC transporter permease yields MWYYYEKREARSKVVVSERIFRPVFKLFRRRTGVLAFVGMIILLFYIFLAIFAPVLAPYDPTVRVGRSLQPPSEKHLFGTDNLGRDIFSRVIYGSRIALMVAFLAVVIASAIGIPLGLISGYVGGIFDRVLTLVMDAVYSFPGLILAIAVAAVLGPGMMNIAVSIAVVYAPTYFRVVRNQVTSVKNELYVEAARALGAKDWEILVKYVLPNVFPSIVVVLSMNLADAIMTEAGLSFLGLGIAPPTPDWGFDLSNGQRFILSRAWWGVLFPGLAIITSVLGFSMFSEGLSEILNPNIGERSK; encoded by the coding sequence ATGTGGTATTATTATGAAAAAAGAGAAGCGAGGTCGAAGGTTGTGGTCTCTGAGAGAATCTTCAGACCGGTCTTCAAACTATTCAGACGAAGAACAGGTGTTTTGGCTTTCGTCGGAATGATCATTCTTTTGTTTTACATCTTTTTGGCCATTTTCGCCCCAGTTCTTGCTCCCTACGATCCCACCGTACGGGTGGGAAGATCTTTGCAACCTCCTTCGGAAAAGCATTTATTCGGCACCGACAACCTTGGAAGGGATATCTTCAGCAGGGTGATCTATGGTTCGAGAATTGCCCTGATGGTGGCGTTTCTCGCTGTTGTTATAGCGTCTGCGATAGGTATTCCCCTCGGTTTGATCTCTGGTTACGTTGGAGGTATCTTCGATCGCGTTTTAACTCTTGTGATGGACGCCGTTTACTCTTTCCCGGGTTTGATTCTTGCCATAGCAGTTGCGGCAGTTTTGGGACCCGGAATGATGAACATAGCCGTTTCAATCGCCGTCGTTTATGCGCCCACATATTTCAGAGTGGTGAGAAACCAGGTCACGAGTGTGAAAAACGAACTCTACGTGGAAGCGGCAAGGGCGCTCGGTGCGAAAGATTGGGAAATCTTGGTCAAATACGTGCTTCCCAACGTTTTCCCATCGATAGTGGTGGTTCTCTCAATGAACCTCGCTGATGCGATCATGACGGAAGCGGGACTCAGTTTTCTTGGACTTGGAATAGCTCCTCCCACTCCGGACTGGGGATTCGACCTCAGCAACGGCCAGAGGTTCATCCTGAGTAGAGCCTGGTGGGGAGTGTTGTTCCCCGGCCTTGCAATCATCACTTCCGTTCTTGGTTTTTCCATGTTCAGTGAAGGATTGAGCGAAATTCTCAATCCGAATATCGGGGAGAGAAGCAAATGA
- the pgl gene encoding 6-phosphogluconolactonase — protein sequence MEKTVIYLLEDGYVDFVVEKIRTKMEKLLEEKDKIFVVLAGGRTPLPVYEKLAEQKFPWNRIHFFLSDERYVPLDSDQSNFRNINEVLFSRAKIPSGNVHYVDTSLPIEKACEKYEREIRSATDQFDLAILGMGPDGHVASIFDLETGNKDNLVTFTDPSGDPKVPRVTLTFRALNTSLYVLFLIRGKEKINRLTEILKDTPLPAYFVRGKEKTVWFVGK from the coding sequence ATGGAGAAAACTGTGATATACCTGCTCGAAGATGGGTACGTTGATTTTGTAGTCGAGAAAATTCGCACAAAGATGGAAAAACTTCTCGAGGAAAAGGATAAGATCTTCGTCGTTCTCGCCGGCGGGAGAACCCCACTTCCCGTTTATGAGAAACTGGCAGAACAGAAGTTCCCATGGAATCGCATCCACTTCTTTTTGAGCGACGAGCGGTACGTGCCCCTCGACTCAGATCAAAGCAATTTCAGGAACATAAACGAGGTTCTTTTCAGCAGAGCAAAGATCCCTTCCGGTAATGTTCACTACGTTGACACTTCTCTTCCTATTGAAAAAGCCTGCGAGAAATATGAGAGGGAAATAAGATCAGCTACTGACCAGTTCGACCTCGCTATTCTTGGAATGGGTCCCGATGGCCATGTCGCGTCCATATTCGACTTGGAAACGGGAAATAAAGACAACCTTGTGACTTTCACAGATCCTTCCGGTGACCCTAAGGTTCCCAGAGTCACCCTGACGTTTCGTGCACTGAACACATCACTGTACGTGCTCTTTCTCATCAGGGGAAAAGAAAAGATAAACAGACTAACGGAGATCTTAAAAGATACACCACTTCCCGCTTACTTCGTGAGAGGCAAAGAGAAAACCGTCTGGTTTGTGGGAAAATAA
- the zwf gene encoding glucose-6-phosphate dehydrogenase, protein MKCSLGLEKCPDDTLRCFPKIEQPFGIVIFGASGDLTKRKLIPALNRLFEAGILPERFFVLGAARTKMDDKKFRSRFDANPDFLEHCSYISVDYQDPESFKQLKNTIETLIKRIDSSNLVFYLAVPPDLYIPILENLSKTGLNEKPARVVIEKPFGKDLESARRLEDTLQKYFQEDQIFRIDHYLGKETVQNILVFRFANFIFEEIWNNKFVDHVQITMAEDIGVEHRAGYFENVGLLRDIFQNHMLQILALIAMEPPSSFNGENFRNERVKLLRSIRPFPVEELESWIVRGQYGRGVVNGKEVPAYREEPGVAKDSNVETFVAMKLFIDNWRWSGVPFYLRSGKRLPKKITEVAVVFKKIPHSIFAGVPSDELEPNTIVFTLQPNEGISLEFQVKRPCPGMFPQLLSMDFRYEDYFGVKLPDAYERLLLDVILGDPTLFMRRDDLEVSWELLDPVLKAWENDPVRFSPYVYPAGTWGPREADLLIERDGRKWRKL, encoded by the coding sequence ATGAAGTGCAGTCTGGGATTGGAGAAATGTCCGGATGATACCCTCCGGTGTTTTCCAAAGATCGAACAACCTTTCGGAATTGTGATCTTCGGTGCTTCTGGTGACCTCACAAAAAGAAAGCTCATTCCCGCTTTGAACAGGTTGTTCGAGGCAGGTATTCTGCCCGAACGCTTTTTCGTTCTCGGTGCGGCACGAACGAAAATGGACGATAAGAAATTCAGATCCAGATTCGATGCCAACCCTGATTTTTTGGAACATTGCAGTTACATCAGCGTGGATTATCAGGATCCTGAGAGCTTCAAACAGTTGAAAAACACCATCGAGACTCTCATAAAAAGGATCGATTCCAGCAATCTGGTCTTCTATCTCGCTGTTCCTCCGGATCTTTACATCCCTATTCTGGAAAACCTCTCGAAAACTGGATTGAACGAAAAACCTGCGCGCGTTGTGATCGAAAAACCGTTCGGGAAAGACCTGGAATCGGCCAGAAGACTGGAAGACACTCTTCAGAAATACTTCCAGGAAGATCAGATTTTCAGAATCGATCATTACCTTGGAAAAGAAACCGTTCAGAACATACTGGTGTTCAGGTTTGCCAACTTCATATTCGAGGAAATCTGGAACAACAAGTTCGTGGATCACGTTCAGATCACGATGGCCGAAGACATAGGTGTTGAACACAGGGCAGGATACTTCGAAAACGTGGGACTCCTCAGGGATATCTTCCAGAACCACATGCTTCAGATCCTCGCACTGATCGCCATGGAACCTCCTTCTTCTTTCAATGGAGAGAATTTCAGAAACGAGCGGGTGAAGCTTCTCAGATCGATCAGACCGTTCCCTGTGGAGGAACTGGAAAGCTGGATCGTCAGAGGCCAGTATGGAAGAGGGGTTGTGAACGGAAAAGAAGTGCCGGCTTACAGAGAGGAACCGGGTGTGGCCAAAGACTCCAACGTGGAAACCTTCGTTGCCATGAAACTCTTCATAGACAACTGGAGATGGAGCGGTGTACCCTTCTATCTGAGGTCCGGGAAGAGACTCCCCAAGAAAATAACCGAGGTTGCTGTTGTTTTCAAGAAGATTCCTCATTCGATCTTTGCCGGTGTACCTTCTGATGAACTGGAGCCGAACACGATAGTTTTCACCTTGCAGCCAAACGAGGGAATCTCTCTTGAGTTTCAGGTGAAAAGGCCCTGTCCCGGCATGTTTCCACAGCTTCTCAGTATGGACTTCAGATACGAGGATTACTTTGGAGTGAAACTGCCCGACGCTTACGAAAGACTCCTTCTGGACGTGATACTTGGAGATCCTACACTTTTCATGAGAAGAGACGACCTCGAAGTTTCCTGGGAACTTCTCGATCCCGTTCTCAAAGCCTGGGAAAACGATCCCGTTCGCTTTTCACCTTATGTGTATCCGGCGGGAACGTGGGGACCGAGAGAAGCCGATCTACTCATAGAAAGGGACGGTAGAAAATGGAGAAAACTGTGA
- a CDS encoding PspC domain-containing protein, with the protein MKQLRRSRKNRIIAGVCGGFAEYFGVDPTLVRLIWVLITLAWGAGLLLYIIAWLIMPEEEGETESEKKPLQNTEGLKVLVGGLLIFLGIVFLVSAFFPIFFGVAWKVVLALLLVIFGVLLLLRRDEK; encoded by the coding sequence ATGAAACAGCTCAGACGATCAAGAAAGAACAGGATCATAGCGGGTGTTTGCGGCGGCTTTGCAGAGTACTTCGGGGTCGATCCGACCCTTGTAAGACTGATCTGGGTTCTCATCACACTCGCGTGGGGAGCGGGTCTTCTGCTATACATCATCGCCTGGTTGATCATGCCTGAAGAAGAGGGAGAAACAGAGAGCGAAAAAAAACCACTTCAGAACACAGAAGGATTGAAAGTATTGGTCGGTGGCCTTCTCATCTTCCTGGGAATCGTCTTTCTCGTGTCCGCTTTCTTTCCAATCTTCTTTGGAGTGGCATGGAAGGTGGTTCTTGCCCTTCTGTTAGTGATTTTTGGTGTGCTCCTTCTTTTGAGGAGAGATGAAAAATGA